The following proteins are co-located in the Fusobacteria bacterium ZRK30 genome:
- a CDS encoding patatin-like phospholipase family protein yields MRLKIIIILFGLIFLIGYSEEMGDRKVKILEQKISGKETELEELKILYSELLEKNEKMENSPKIGLVLSGGGAKGVAHVGVLKMLEEYNIHIDYITGTSFGSIVGALYAVGYTADEIETIIFNIDWDSFKNDKQARKHTSLKSKTKKEKYIFNLEMDENYNLKLPKGVLTGEAFYLELKSLFMRVEGVGNFDDLKIPFRAVSTNINTGGRYVVGEGDLAKAVFMSMAIPTILDPVEDNGEYYVDGGLVENLPVREVIEMGADIVIAVDISADSNMIEDNSNIFEVLEKMTTYKSETQFEKAKELADILIVPDVKDHSIADFTGLEKLVKKGEDETKQHREELVKLSSNEEKSKQNLKNIDDKEIKVKIDEVILIGNKSLTLDKVLGISGKRVPGEYTVGEMTLWMDKLKAVDIINRFFYVIEDNKLIINVKENEGRHLRLGLNYSHDFGAALRIATDIQNYGLFDNESMIMAEISKYPKVEFENITNYRFKESQYLGIINLGLITDPLFIYDKNDKISDYNNYKLYISGGLGTALFNSYLLATKFYYIGVKNEYTSGSKDFISSSSWEYVKNRTFITTDTRDNTYFSNGGANNRMELFSGGDIKGVGDVEFYGGLYDLHKYIPINEKFNIELAVSGGKMNGGNIPENEYFKIGGLRNHEDTNQFSFYGMNAMRKHVDEFYMGGINLRYKINRTIYINVKYNVVTYSNPKFSLKGEEGNLGEDFKRGAGVGLGLDTIVGPLEFVASNDVDSDGMLFSLFLGYEF; encoded by the coding sequence ATGAGGCTTAAAATTATTATTATTTTATTTGGCTTGATCTTTTTAATAGGATATTCAGAGGAGATGGGAGATCGCAAAGTAAAAATATTGGAACAGAAGATATCGGGTAAGGAAACAGAATTAGAAGAATTAAAAATTTTGTACTCTGAGCTCTTAGAAAAAAATGAAAAAATGGAAAATTCTCCTAAAATTGGTTTGGTTCTCAGTGGAGGAGGAGCCAAGGGGGTGGCTCATGTAGGGGTCTTAAAGATGTTAGAAGAGTATAATATCCATATAGATTATATAACCGGAACAAGCTTTGGGAGTATTGTAGGAGCTCTCTATGCAGTAGGTTATACAGCAGATGAGATAGAAACTATTATATTTAACATAGACTGGGATTCTTTTAAAAATGATAAGCAGGCTAGGAAGCATACTTCTTTGAAATCTAAAACTAAAAAAGAAAAATATATATTTAATTTGGAGATGGATGAAAATTATAATTTGAAACTTCCAAAGGGAGTATTGACTGGAGAGGCCTTTTATTTAGAGCTAAAATCACTCTTTATGAGGGTTGAAGGTGTAGGTAATTTTGATGACCTGAAGATTCCATTTAGGGCAGTCTCTACAAATATTAATACTGGAGGGAGATATGTTGTTGGAGAAGGTGATTTAGCTAAAGCTGTTTTCATGAGTATGGCTATACCAACGATCTTAGATCCGGTAGAGGATAATGGAGAATACTATGTTGATGGAGGATTGGTTGAAAATTTACCCGTGAGAGAAGTAATTGAAATGGGAGCAGACATTGTGATTGCTGTAGATATAAGTGCAGATTCCAATATGATTGAAGATAATTCAAATATTTTTGAGGTCTTGGAGAAGATGACAACTTATAAAAGTGAGACACAATTTGAAAAAGCTAAAGAATTAGCGGATATATTGATTGTACCAGATGTGAAAGATCACTCTATAGCTGATTTTACAGGCCTAGAAAAACTTGTGAAAAAAGGAGAGGATGAGACAAAACAACACAGGGAAGAATTGGTCAAATTGAGCAGCAATGAAGAAAAAAGTAAACAAAATTTAAAGAATATTGATGATAAAGAAATAAAGGTAAAGATAGATGAGGTAATACTTATAGGGAATAAAAGTTTGACTTTAGATAAAGTTTTGGGAATCTCAGGAAAGAGAGTTCCGGGAGAATATACTGTTGGAGAGATGACCCTGTGGATGGATAAACTAAAGGCAGTCGATATAATAAATAGGTTTTTTTATGTGATAGAGGATAATAAATTAATAATAAATGTGAAAGAAAATGAAGGTAGGCATCTGAGGTTAGGGCTTAACTACAGCCATGATTTTGGAGCAGCATTGAGGATAGCTACTGATATTCAAAATTATGGTTTATTTGACAATGAGTCTATGATTATGGCTGAGATATCAAAATATCCTAAAGTAGAGTTTGAAAATATTACAAACTATAGATTTAAGGAGTCCCAGTATTTAGGAATAATAAATTTAGGTTTAATCACCGATCCGTTGTTTATATATGATAAAAATGATAAAATCTCAGATTATAATAACTATAAACTTTATATAAGCGGCGGTTTAGGAACTGCTTTATTTAACTCCTATCTATTAGCTACTAAATTTTACTATATAGGAGTTAAAAATGAATATACCAGCGGTAGTAAGGATTTTATTTCTAGTTCATCGTGGGAATATGTAAAAAATAGAACATTTATAACTACAGATACAAGGGACAACACTTATTTTTCAAATGGTGGCGCAAATAACCGTATGGAATTATTCTCTGGAGGAGATATTAAAGGTGTTGGAGATGTAGAATTTTATGGAGGATTGTATGATCTGCATAAATATATACCCATAAATGAAAAGTTTAATATAGAGTTAGCTGTCTCAGGTGGAAAGATGAATGGGGGGAACATACCGGAAAATGAGTATTTTAAAATAGGTGGATTAAGAAACCACGAAGATACAAATCAGTTCTCTTTTTATGGGATGAATGCCATGAGAAAACATGTAGATGAATTTTATATGGGTGGAATTAATCTGAGGTATAAGATCAATAGAACTATATATATCAATGTAAAATATAATGTTGTTACATATAGTAACCCTAAATTTTCATTGAAAGGTGAAGAGGGGAACCTGGGAGAAGACTTTAAGCGGGGAGCAGGGGTTGGCCTGGGACTAGATACTATAGTTGGACCCTTAGAATTTGTAGCATCAAATGATGTGGATTCAGATGGGATGCTATTTTCGCTGTTTCTAGGCTATGAATTTTAA
- the lpxK gene encoding tetraacyldisaccharide 4'-kinase, whose amino-acid sequence MELLAYLYHLITNFRNRLYDKKIFKSKKIDDIDIFCVGNITVGGTGKTPTVQYLVQKFLDEGKKVAIVSRGYKGKRKVDPMIVSDGKNIFATTKESGDEPLLHAINTKVPIIVGRDRYSACMLAKEHFDIDTIVLDDGYQHRKLERDCNIVLIDATNPFGGGRLLPLGTLREDLKQLKRANEFIITKADLVDDREIKKIKKYLSKYKKNISVAKYGVVSLKDLKGDRKPLFWVNKKKVLLFSGLANPLNFEKTVISLMPSATDRMDFLDHHNFKERDFKKIMKRADEMGADFIITTEKDIVKLPQNFHMPRTYVLKVELTMLEDNLFQK is encoded by the coding sequence ATGGAACTTTTAGCGTACCTATATCATTTAATAACAAATTTTAGAAATAGATTATATGACAAAAAAATCTTTAAGTCTAAAAAAATAGACGATATAGATATTTTTTGTGTTGGAAATATTACAGTAGGCGGGACAGGAAAGACCCCTACTGTACAATATCTAGTTCAAAAATTTTTAGATGAGGGAAAAAAAGTCGCCATAGTATCTAGGGGGTATAAGGGAAAAAGAAAAGTTGACCCCATGATCGTTAGTGATGGAAAAAACATTTTTGCAACAACAAAGGAAAGCGGTGATGAACCTCTTTTACATGCTATCAATACAAAGGTTCCAATAATTGTAGGCCGAGACAGATATTCAGCCTGTATGTTAGCCAAAGAACATTTTGATATAGATACAATTGTATTAGATGATGGTTATCAGCATAGGAAACTAGAAAGAGACTGCAACATTGTTTTAATAGATGCTACCAACCCATTTGGCGGCGGAAGACTCCTGCCGCTGGGGACACTTAGGGAAGATTTAAAACAACTTAAAAGAGCAAATGAATTTATCATTACTAAAGCTGATCTTGTAGATGATAGAGAGATAAAAAAGATTAAGAAATACCTGTCTAAATACAAGAAAAATATCTCAGTAGCCAAATATGGAGTAGTTTCTTTAAAGGACCTTAAGGGAGACAGAAAACCACTTTTCTGGGTAAACAAAAAAAAGGTATTATTATTCAGCGGATTAGCCAACCCTCTAAACTTTGAAAAAACAGTGATCTCTCTTATGCCTTCTGCAACTGACAGGATGGATTTTTTAGATCACCACAACTTTAAAGAAAGAGACTTTAAAAAGATAATGAAAAGAGCAGATGAGATGGGAGCAGACTTTATAATAACTACAGAAAAAGATATTGTAAAACTTCCGCAAAATTTTCATATGCCTAGAACGTATGTACTGAAAGTAGAATTAACTATGTTAGAAGATAATCTGTTTCAAAAGTAG
- a CDS encoding amino acid permease, which produces MKEIKEVQLEQKYGLSVATAMVIGIVVGIGIFFKAEAILKAASLNPTVAILAWILGGTITVLAGLTAAELGAAIPETGGLVAYIRRIYGDFAGFMTGWMHVVLYLPGLVAVLAYYTGFFATIFLGIESTPINVAMISIPAFLSVFLINLFMAKSGGRLQTLITAIKIIPLAGLLIFGLLNGSNPTPFSVAPGVDSPFSISLVLAALVPVMFAYDGWMLACSIGGEVKNPTKNLPKAIIFGLGLIIVLYVGLNIALLKTLPANLLAEQGTVGAANLLFGPIATKAIFGGIVISAYGTLNGLTLAAIRFPYTLAIEGHFPMKNHFSEVSTRFNTPLKSGFLIFVISGLYLLAPFVIGMSIDIFADIPVAIIWAFYSVLFIGLIILRKREPNLARPYKVPLYPIIPVLAAIGGLGITISATVNQPYYMLYSIIIVLSGIPFYRKK; this is translated from the coding sequence GTGAAGGAAATAAAAGAAGTTCAATTAGAACAGAAATACGGGCTGTCAGTAGCAACAGCAATGGTAATTGGAATAGTAGTTGGAATAGGAATATTTTTTAAGGCAGAAGCTATATTAAAAGCGGCAAGTTTAAATCCGACAGTGGCTATATTAGCATGGATATTAGGTGGAACTATTACTGTCTTAGCAGGGTTGACAGCAGCAGAATTAGGAGCAGCTATCCCTGAGACTGGTGGATTAGTAGCTTATATTAGAAGAATTTATGGAGACTTTGCCGGATTTATGACTGGATGGATGCATGTGGTTTTATATCTGCCGGGATTAGTAGCAGTATTAGCATACTATACCGGGTTCTTTGCGACTATATTTTTAGGAATAGAGAGTACTCCTATAAATGTAGCTATGATATCTATTCCTGCGTTTTTATCGGTTTTTCTTATAAATCTATTTATGGCTAAATCTGGTGGTAGATTGCAGACTTTGATAACAGCAATTAAAATAATTCCATTGGCAGGATTACTCATCTTCGGTTTATTAAATGGATCAAACCCAACACCATTTAGTGTGGCACCAGGAGTAGATTCACCATTTAGTATAAGTTTGGTGTTAGCAGCATTGGTACCTGTAATGTTTGCTTATGATGGGTGGATGTTAGCCTGTAGTATAGGTGGAGAAGTAAAAAATCCAACGAAAAACTTACCTAAGGCAATTATTTTTGGATTAGGTCTGATTATAGTTTTATACGTGGGATTAAATATTGCTTTACTTAAGACTTTACCGGCTAATTTATTAGCAGAACAAGGGACAGTAGGAGCAGCTAATCTTCTATTTGGACCAATTGCAACTAAAGCTATCTTTGGTGGTATAGTTATATCTGCATATGGAACATTAAATGGGTTAACTCTAGCAGCTATAAGATTCCCTTATACCTTAGCTATTGAGGGACATTTCCCCATGAAAAATCATTTTTCAGAAGTAAGTACAAGATTTAACACACCATTGAAATCTGGGTTTTTAATATTTGTAATCAGTGGTTTATACCTTTTAGCACCATTTGTAATAGGGATGAGTATTGACATATTTGCTGATATTCCAGTAGCTATTATATGGGCTTTTTATTCAGTGTTATTTATAGGATTGATTATATTAAGAAAGAGAGAACCTAACTTAGCGAGACCATATAAAGTTCCGTTATACCCAATTATACCGGTATTAGCTGCAATTGGTGGACTAGGGATCACAATAAGTGCAACAGTAAACCAGCCGTATTATATGTTATATTCTATAATTATAGTTTTGTCTGGAATTCCATTTTATAGGAAAAAATAG
- a CDS encoding FAD-dependent oxidoreductase: protein MKKEKVVVIGTNHAGTHSILEIANKYKDTHEVVTYDKNDNISFLGCGMALWIGGVIDSGDGLFYATPESLCEAGAEVHMKHDFKNVDFDKKTIEIEDLESGEMKTETYDKLIFAIGSWPILPPLPGHDLENIIYAKIFQNAQGAIEKIKDPSIKKVTVVGAGYIGIELVEAFKENGKEVTLINDMDVLNRYYDSNFQEMMRSNLEKNGIIMKLGETVTEFKGDGKVSKVITTKGEYDTDLVLMSIGFKPNTGALADTGIELSPRGAILTNNRMETNIKDVYAIGDCSTVYNNASEQFENIALATNAVRTGIVAGHNACGTPLEMQGVQGSNAIHIFGLTLCSTGLTESVAKSLGMDVETVEHTDLIKASFMPENDEITVKVVWEKETKRIIGAQMASTSDITLALHFFSLAIQEKYTIDKLALTDTFFLPHFNQPHNFITKAGLLALGKL from the coding sequence ATGAAAAAAGAGAAAGTAGTAGTAATTGGAACAAACCATGCAGGAACTCATTCTATCCTTGAGATTGCTAATAAATATAAAGATACCCATGAGGTAGTTACATATGATAAAAATGATAATATATCATTTTTAGGATGTGGAATGGCTCTATGGATTGGTGGAGTAATTGATTCTGGAGATGGATTATTCTACGCTACTCCTGAATCACTATGCGAAGCTGGAGCAGAAGTTCACATGAAACATGATTTTAAAAATGTAGATTTTGATAAAAAAACTATAGAGATAGAGGACCTGGAAAGTGGAGAGATGAAAACTGAAACTTATGATAAACTTATCTTTGCAATCGGATCATGGCCTATCTTACCTCCTTTACCGGGACATGATTTAGAAAATATTATATATGCTAAAATCTTCCAAAATGCACAAGGAGCTATTGAAAAAATAAAAGATCCATCTATTAAAAAAGTTACCGTTGTAGGAGCTGGATATATCGGAATTGAATTGGTAGAAGCTTTCAAAGAAAATGGAAAGGAAGTTACTTTAATCAATGATATGGATGTATTAAATAGATATTATGATTCTAATTTCCAAGAGATGATGAGATCTAACTTGGAAAAAAATGGGATCATTATGAAATTAGGAGAAACTGTTACTGAATTTAAAGGTGATGGAAAAGTAAGTAAAGTTATCACAACTAAGGGGGAGTATGATACTGACCTGGTTCTTATGTCAATTGGATTCAAGCCTAATACTGGAGCTTTAGCAGATACAGGGATCGAATTAAGCCCTAGAGGAGCTATCCTTACTAACAACAGGATGGAGACAAATATTAAAGATGTCTACGCTATAGGAGACTGTTCTACTGTATACAACAATGCATCTGAACAATTTGAAAACATTGCTCTTGCAACAAATGCTGTAAGAACAGGGATCGTTGCAGGGCACAATGCTTGCGGTACACCACTTGAGATGCAGGGAGTACAGGGATCAAACGCAATCCATATATTTGGGTTGACACTATGCTCTACTGGATTAACTGAATCTGTAGCAAAAAGTTTAGGAATGGATGTTGAAACAGTTGAACACACAGATTTAATCAAAGCTTCTTTCATGCCTGAAAATGATGAGATCACAGTAAAAGTAGTCTGGGAAAAAGAAACAAAGAGAATTATAGGAGCACAAATGGCATCTACTTCAGATATCACATTAGCACTACATTTCTTCAGCTTAGCTATCCAGGAAAAATATACTATTGATAAGTTAGCACTTACAGATACATTTTTCCTACCACACTTTAACCAACCACATAACTTTATTACAAAAGCTGGTTTATTAGCACTAGGTAAATTATAA
- a CDS encoding HutP family protein, which translates to MKEKSYEISKIAIKMVLTTREEEKKLKEEYKKDGILTAAVNIGGKMPDMTIKIIENSIVAAIKNGLVDDNRSHNGIIVGAVRDALNQVSSKTNGFNVGGKISLVKIDEDISVAVLLNIGILHLNEVAIATAHRIINS; encoded by the coding sequence ATGAAGGAAAAAAGTTATGAAATTTCTAAAATAGCTATAAAGATGGTGTTGACAACTAGGGAAGAGGAGAAAAAATTAAAGGAAGAATACAAAAAAGATGGAATATTAACAGCAGCTGTAAATATAGGAGGGAAGATGCCGGATATGACCATTAAAATAATAGAAAACTCCATAGTAGCTGCAATAAAAAATGGATTGGTAGACGACAATAGAAGTCATAATGGAATCATAGTAGGAGCTGTAAGAGATGCGTTAAATCAAGTGAGTAGTAAAACAAACGGCTTTAATGTAGGAGGGAAGATCTCATTGGTTAAAATAGATGAGGATATTTCTGTAGCAGTACTACTAAATATTGGGATATTACACCTAAATGAAGTAGCTATTGCCACGGCACATAGAATAATAAATTCATAG
- a CDS encoding cupin domain-containing protein yields the protein MIIKECETKKVTSEKPRGGNGLIHGMQYLVGDEITNKVKIVMANDLEVGAMIGEHSHIDDEEFYYIIEGQGQVIDDGITKEVSAGDLVYTGSDHSHSLKNTGDTKLKFLAFIVEK from the coding sequence ATGATAATCAAAGAATGTGAAACAAAGAAAGTAACCAGTGAAAAACCTCGTGGCGGGAATGGTCTCATCCACGGAATGCAATATCTTGTAGGAGATGAAATAACTAATAAGGTAAAGATAGTTATGGCAAATGATCTTGAGGTAGGAGCTATGATAGGAGAACATTCTCATATAGATGACGAGGAATTTTACTATATTATAGAGGGGCAAGGTCAAGTTATCGATGATGGTATTACAAAAGAAGTTAGTGCTGGAGATCTGGTTTATACAGGATCTGACCACTCCCATTCATTAAAAAATACAGGAGATACAAAATTAAAATTTTTAGCTTTCATAGTTGAAAAGTAA
- the nadD gene encoding nicotinate-nucleotide adenylyltransferase: MDNNKIIEKIGIFGGSFNPIHRGHIEMADLAIKELNLDRLYIVPVGTPSHRCNKEFVSGHDRMAMIKLACSKNKKLYPCDYEIKSEKVSYTYDTLLKIVEIHPDSLIYEIIGEDSAEYLTSWKNYNEMIDLCKFVFFKRKGYQSTTNGLLTIEAPLFDLSSTVIREKIKNNEPLDKYIVPEVEAYIREHRLYR; this comes from the coding sequence ATGGATAATAATAAAATTATAGAAAAAATAGGGATTTTCGGGGGAAGTTTCAACCCTATCCATAGGGGACACATAGAGATGGCAGACCTGGCTATTAAAGAACTTAATTTGGATAGATTATATATCGTACCTGTAGGAACTCCATCTCATAGATGTAACAAGGAATTTGTCAGTGGTCATGACAGAATGGCCATGATAAAATTAGCCTGCTCAAAGAACAAAAAGCTCTATCCCTGCGATTATGAGATCAAATCTGAAAAGGTATCCTATACCTATGATACCCTCCTCAAAATCGTAGAGATCCATCCTGACAGCCTTATCTATGAAATCATAGGGGAAGATTCAGCAGAGTATCTAACCAGCTGGAAAAATTATAATGAGATGATTGATCTCTGTAAATTTGTTTTTTTCAAAAGAAAGGGCTATCAGTCTACTACCAATGGCCTTCTGACCATTGAAGCACCACTATTTGATCTCAGTTCTACTGTAATCAGGGAAAAAATAAAAAACAACGAACCATTAGATAAATATATAGTCCCAGAAGTAGAGGCATATATAAGAGAACATCGATTATATAGATAA
- a CDS encoding ABC-ATPase domain-containing protein — protein MKKLKEALNRLDGKSYGGYKEIRGRYNFLDYTLEILRVQGDPFASPSLFSVEINLLKYDYSKDYYDNPSKKVAFEDYILRKLNKLISKLGKRSGSGKSGQLNILSPKQEILKRSAVEIIDDTLIVKFYGGLPANGRRIASRGAIGMIFNEIPKISKELKITNVGLEKLEQHIKTNLKSDSIRRAIKKENLIVFIENNSKLARTSSIDDRVLTDGIPFNTPKSLEVTLHLDNGDIVTGMGVPKGITVITGGGFHGKSTLLTAIEKGVYNHITGDGREGVITDRDTVKIRAEDGRWIDGLDISNFINNLPHKKDTRNFTTANASGSTSQAANIMEALELGATTLLIDEDTTATNFMVRDRKIQELISHKKEPITPFIERIESMRAEDLSVIIVVGGLGDYFSMADRVIMLDEYKILDVTKKAKLISEKFENSNVRGVTEKFNIPFRKLDSQKTKRLFNSDRCKVKTRGLDELLIDRESIDIRNLEQYVENGQVTFTGEIIRKVFSQCGHGTFKDKLEKIQTEIDKNNLSKLLKSNSGSLVESRKYEIAGAITRLRKDIFKK, from the coding sequence ATGAAAAAATTAAAAGAAGCACTGAATAGGTTAGACGGAAAAAGTTATGGAGGCTATAAAGAGATTAGGGGAAGGTATAATTTTTTAGATTATACCTTAGAGATCTTGAGAGTTCAGGGAGATCCATTTGCTTCTCCATCACTTTTTTCTGTAGAGATAAACCTCTTAAAATATGATTATTCAAAGGATTATTATGATAATCCCAGCAAAAAAGTTGCTTTTGAGGACTATATCTTGAGAAAACTAAATAAATTGATTTCAAAATTGGGGAAAAGATCCGGTTCAGGTAAAAGCGGCCAGTTAAATATCCTCTCTCCTAAACAAGAAATTTTAAAGAGGTCAGCCGTTGAAATTATTGATGACACCCTCATCGTAAAATTTTATGGTGGACTTCCTGCTAACGGCAGAAGGATTGCCAGCAGAGGCGCTATTGGTATGATCTTTAATGAGATCCCTAAAATTTCTAAAGAACTAAAAATTACCAATGTAGGCTTAGAAAAATTAGAGCAGCATATTAAGACTAATTTAAAATCTGACTCCATAAGGCGTGCCATAAAAAAAGAAAATTTAATAGTTTTTATCGAGAATAATTCAAAGTTAGCCAGGACAAGCTCTATCGATGACAGGGTTTTAACAGATGGAATACCATTTAATACTCCTAAATCTTTAGAAGTTACCCTCCATCTGGACAATGGTGACATCGTCACCGGGATGGGAGTTCCTAAAGGAATTACCGTTATTACCGGGGGAGGATTCCACGGCAAGTCTACCCTGCTTACTGCTATTGAAAAAGGTGTTTATAACCACATTACAGGAGATGGTCGTGAAGGTGTTATTACCGACAGAGATACTGTAAAGATCCGGGCTGAAGACGGCAGATGGATTGATGGGCTGGATATCAGTAATTTTATAAATAATTTACCTCATAAAAAAGACACCCGTAATTTTACTACGGCAAACGCAAGTGGTTCTACATCACAAGCTGCCAATATAATGGAGGCTCTCGAACTAGGAGCTACGACTCTGCTGATCGATGAGGATACTACTGCTACAAACTTTATGGTAAGAGATCGAAAGATCCAGGAATTGATCTCCCACAAAAAGGAACCTATCACCCCATTTATAGAAAGAATCGAGTCTATGAGGGCTGAAGATCTTTCTGTTATAATTGTAGTTGGAGGGTTAGGAGATTATTTCTCCATGGCAGACAGAGTTATTATGCTGGATGAATATAAGATTTTAGATGTCACTAAAAAGGCAAAACTCATCTCTGAAAAATTTGAAAATTCAAATGTTAGAGGAGTTACTGAAAAATTTAATATACCCTTTAGAAAACTGGATTCCCAGAAGACAAAAAGGTTATTTAATTCAGACCGTTGCAAGGTAAAGACCAGAGGTCTAGATGAACTCCTGATAGACAGGGAGAGTATCGACATTCGTAACTTAGAACAATATGTTGAAAATGGTCAGGTAACATTCACCGGTGAGATCATTCGAAAGGTATTTTCCCAATGTGGACATGGAACTTTTAAGGATAAGTTAGAGAAAATACAGACAGAGATAGATAAAAATAATTTAAGTAAGTTATTAAAAAGTAATAGCGGAAGTCTGGTCGAATCCAGAAAATATGAGATCGCAGGTGCTATTACCAGATTACGTAAAGATATATTTAAAAAATAA